A window of Strix aluco isolate bStrAlu1 chromosome 11, bStrAlu1.hap1, whole genome shotgun sequence contains these coding sequences:
- the PPARG gene encoding peroxisome proliferator-activated receptor gamma has translation MVDTEMPFWPINFGISPVDLSAMDDHTHSFDIKPFTTVDFSSISSPHYEDIPFARTDQTSIDYKYDIKLQDCQSAIKMEPPSPPYFSEKVQLYNKPHEESSNSLMAIECRVCGDKASGFHYGVHACEGCKGFFRRTIRLKLIYDRCDLNCRIHKKSRNKCQYCRFQKCLAVGMSHNAIRFGRMPQAEKEKLLAEISSDIDQLNPESADLRALAKHLYDSYIKSFPLTKAKARAILTGKTTDKSPFVIYDMNSLMMGEDQIKCKHVSPLQEENKEVAIRIFQRCQFRSVEAVQEITEFAKNIPGFVNLDLNDQVTLLKYGVHEIIYTLLASLMNKDGVLISDGQGFMTREFLKSLRKPFCDFMEPKFEFAVKFNALELDDSDLAIFIAVIILSGDRPGLLNVKPIEDIQDNLLQALELQLKLNHPESSQLFAKLLQKMTDLRQIVTEHVQLLQIIKKTETDMSLHPLLQEIYKDLY, from the exons ATGGTTGACACAGAAATGCCGTTTTGGCCCATTAATTTTGGAATTAGTCCAGTGGATCTGTCTGCGATGGATGATCATACACATTCCTTTGACATAAAGCCATTTACCACTGTTGATTTTTCGAGTATTTCTTCACCGCACTATGAAGATATTCCTTTTGCAAGAACTGATCAGACAAGCATTGATTATAAATATGATATCAAGCTCCAGGATTGCCAAa GTGCAATCAAAATGGAGCCTCCTTCCCCGCCctacttttcagaaaaagttCAGTTGTACAATAAACCTCATGAGGAGTCTTCCAACTCCCTTATGGCTATTGAATGCCGTGTGTGTGGGGACAAGGCCTCGGGATTTCATTATGGTGTGCATGCATGTGAGGGTTGTAAG GGCTTTTTTCGAAGAACAATCAGATTAAAGCTAATTTATGACAGGTGTGATCTTAATTGCCGCATCcataagaaaagcagaaataaatgtcAATACTGCAgatttcagaaatgccttgccGTTGGAATGTCACATAATG CCATCAGGTTTGGGCGAATGCCACAAGCGGAGAAGGAGAAGCTCTTGGCAGAGATTTCAAGCGACATCGACCAGTTAAACCCTGAATCTGCTGATCTACGAGCGCTTGCCAAGCATTTGTATGACTCATACATAAAGTCCTTCCCTCTGACCAAAGCCAAGGCGAGGGCGATCTTGACAGGAAAGACGACAGACAAATCA cCATTTGTTATTTATGACATGAACTCTTTAATGATGGGAGAAGATCAGATCAAGTGCAAGCACGTGTCACCGCTGCAGGAGGAGAACAAAGAGGTAGCGATTCGCATCTTCCAGCGATGTCAGTTTCGCTCAGTGGAGGCGGTGCAGGAGATTACAGAATTTGCCAAGAACATTCCAGGTTTTGTGAATCTTGACCTGAATGATCAAGTAACTCTCCTGAAATATGGGGTCCATGAGATCATATATACTCTCCTGGCTTCTCTGATGAATAAAGATGGGGTTCTTATATCTGATGGACAAGGATTCATGACACGGGAGTTTCTGAAGAGCCTGAGAAAACCTTTTTGTGACTTTATGGAACCCAAGTTTGAGTTTGCTGTGAAGTTCAATGCACTGGAATTAGATGACAGCGACCTGGCAATATTTATAGCTGTCATTATACTAAGTGGAG atcgCCCAGGTTTGTTAAATGTGAAGCCCATTGAAGATATACAAGACAATCTGTTGCAAGCTTTGGAGCTCCAGCTAAAGCTGAATCATCCAGAATCATCACAGCTGTTTGCAAAGTTGCTTCAGAAAATGACGGACCTCAGACAGATTGTAACGGAACATGTGCAGCTGTtgcaaataataaagaaaacGGAGACAGATATGAGTCTTCATCCACTCCTACAAGAAATCTATAAAGACTTATATTAA